The sequence GCAGTGCCGGGCTTGTTCGAAAAGACAACATATCCATGCAGAACTGCCCATGATACACATTTAAAGTGGATTACCAGCCCTTCTGCAAACAGTACAAGAACACCAAGGACTGATGGTCCAGAGGTATGTTACACTGGCCGGCTAACATTGTTCACAAAAGAATTGGCAACTCTAAATAAGATACTAGCCCAAAATAACCCTGAATGAGTACTTTTCATTTGCTCAACAATGCTTTCAAATGAAGAGGTAGAAACTAATATACGGCATTGGCTTGCAAGGACTCATGAGCAGGGTGTGGGTTCCACAGTCACTGGCCATTCAGAGTAAGTTGTTAGGGCTCCCCCTTGTGGAATTTGGTGCAGAGTGCAGGTGCAGAGTGCACTCTCACAAACTTCTTCGCTCAGGCAATTACCTTAACCGGGTAGCAACAGAGTGGCTTGGATAACCCCAGCAAAACTATGCCCTCAATGGTTTGCTTTTGTGGTAGACTAGCCAAATGCAGGAGAGCAGCTGTTTTCAATTATCGGGATGGAACCTAAAAGTGGGCACTGCCTCAAAGACACCACAAAGAAAATGAGGAAGGCCAGATGCAAAGCAGGGATCCTTGCCATTTAAGACTTTTGTAAAACAGGGAATTTTGACAGTGCCATTTTCCTGTAGCAAGACAGAATTTCTTTAACTTACCCACATCCAAGATTGCCTGACACTTCTCACACTTCTCCTTCATCCGCAAGCAGCCTGAAGAATTCCGTCGGATCTCACGGCACACCATGCGGTCGCTGCTGAAATTGCGAGCCTCTGAAAGAGGTAAAGGACCGTCACTGAACTGCTAATAGCCTCCAGCCCTACCAGATATATTTAAGTCACTCAGATTAGCTGTGAAGTTGACTTTCTGCATTTTGAGTGCATTGCTGCTTTCAGGTCCACAGGTTTCTATTTCAACCTGCACAACTATGGTAAAACTGCCAATAAGTCTTGGTCTAATACAGAAGGCACTAAACAGTACAATCCTGTTTCTATTTATCTTCACAATTAGAATGCAGGAAGCACTTTTCCAGATATCTCATCTGGAATAATAAAagtagtttaaaataaaaaacttgTTCCTTTTTTGTCAGACAATTGAAAGCTAGGCCAAACCCTGAATAAAATCATACCTCTATTACAAACTCACTAGATGgacatgtgcagggctttttttcagctggaacatggtggaacagagttccggaacctcttgaaaatggtcacatggctggtggccccgccccctgatctccagacagaggggagttgacattgccctccgcgccatgtagtgcggagggcaatctcaactcccctctgtctggagatcagggggcggggccaccagccatgtgaccattttctccgagggcaacccactgagttccaccacctcttttcccagaaaaaaagccctggacatgtgCAAATTGCTGTCAGTCTTCCACAATATGGAGACAATTTTTGCCTATCCTCCAAGACAAGGATAAACTTTTCCCATTCTCTTCTTATAAAGTGAAGTAAGCTTGTGAGGCAGTGACTGGAAAACCACGGATTCAAAACAAGGGCCCCCTCACCCATGGACAATGTTCCATTCACTTAacatagagcgggaccacaagtgacgcctgacacaggttggacactagtcagcttccctcaagtggaaatgtaggcatcctagtcttgcagcttggcagactactgtccaatggacttttcaactgtcacttgtccaacattccgccaagctgcctacatttcccatcaaaacttgagggaagctggcaagtgtccaacctgtgtcaggcgttacttgtggtcccactcataGTCTCCCCAGTCTTAAGAATAACCTTGCTAACAGTGTGGCAGGCACTATGGAAATTATGGGAAAGGATCAGTGCTACCCTTTTCCCCAGGATAAGTGCTTGTGTGTCTAACGTTTTGAAAAGCATTCCCATAGCAGAAATCACACAGAGGAAACAGCCATAGTGGTCTCATGGTTCAGGGACTGTGatcagaaggacccaggttcaatacTTGTACATTCATGAAGCTCTCCTGTGACTCTGGGCCTGTCGTTCTTGCTGAACctgacctacatcacagggttgttgtgaggataaaaatggagatggAACCACGTCTACTGAGCATGGAgtaagggtggaataaaaatgcaaaaaagaagacaaaaaaggGATAAGGCAAGATGCCGACAGCTGAAACAAGCTCATCTCAGTAACCTGCTCACATCCTTTCCTTACCTGTTGGGAATCCACCCAGCCAACTTCCATGGCTTCcccccagccattgatcattcTCAAAAGCTTCAAAGAATGGCTGGAAAAGCTGGGTGAAGTCATAACTGCGGAAGGGATGGCTTGGGAAGAAGGGGTGCACATTTCTGACGACTCTGGAACCAGGAACAGGGCCACGTAAACTGCGGAAAGGATTCCAAATGTTATCTGCGAAGATGCTGAAGGgtgaaaggaaggaggaggagaaatgcCCGGAGGCCTGCTGGCTGTCTTGGAAGATGTGGTCCACACCCTCTGCCATCACCGTGTAGCGTTCCTCCAGATCATGTAATCTCCGGCCTTGCTCTTCGGTCTCATCCATCAAGGAGTCCACACGCTCTCCATTCACCCAGAAGGAGAAAGGAGAGGAGTGGTTTAGGACCTCCTCCAGCTGTAGAAAAAACAAAGCAGGGCTCTTAGCATCAAACTAGAATACCACCGGGGTCCCCACTGTCTCACCAAACGGGCCTCAATAGGCAGTATTATCCTAGCCCACAGCCCCGTCACAGCAGTCCACAGACACTGAAAAGAGTTCCCTGTTCACAATGTAAACCAATGGAAAGAACGACAAGAATGATGGGAAATGCTGAAGGCAGATACCCCGATCATTAGGAGATTCTTCTCAATCCCCCTACTCCCTCTTGAAAACCTCTTAGATCAGTTCAGATTGAGCATCTCACATTTTGCACCATGCTGTGATGTAGAAATGGCAGCTATCCCAGTGCATCTTCAGGCAACGCTTAACTAGCCAACTCacctgcctgcccaccaggccggCACCACTGTGGCATGTCCTGGAATAGAACCTCATGCAGGTCTGTTTCAGGCACGGCTTGCACTCTTCCCAAAGGGCCAACATGGTCTCATTGCAGACCTCCTGTTTTGCAGTCAGCTGCATTTCAGTCTCCTTGGCAAGGAAGAGGGCCTCCTACAGACAAAACCAGGAAGTCAGTTCCTCTCCAATGTGCCAAGAGACCTTCACAGACAAGACTAAACCAGAGACTGAGAGCTATCGAGGAGACTCTTCTGCCTTTTCTTTCATGAGGAAAACCCTGGACTGAGAGCAGATGGGACGATCACATACACATTTCCCCCCCACTGTTAAAAGTAGGGAGAAACCTAACGCAGTATCTGAAAGGAATTTATCTTGGACATTAGTAAAAACAAGTCTAATATGGTGACTATATTGGACAATGTCTTCCCACCTACTGGAATGCTCTTGTAGAGTCTGAAAGAAGGAGCAAAGAGACTTGAATTCTAACAAGATGAGTTGGTAGCAGCACCTATTCAAGGTTTAAGTTGAGTAAAAAGGAAGGACATCGTCAAGAACACTCTGCGTGCCATACCACAATTGGGATACTTTTTTGTTCCAAACAGAACAGCCATTTTGTCACTAAAACTTGGACAAGGATGGTTTATGTGAATTCTCCTCAGTGATAAGATACATACTTCttggcaaggctttttttcagcaggtggaacggagttccggaacatcttgaaaatggttccggcacggaggacaatctcaactcccctctgtctggagatcagggggcggggccaccagccatgtgaccattttctctgagggcaacccactgagttccaccacctcttttcccagaaaaaaagccctgcttcttggtTCCATCTCCACTTCCACTTAACATAAGTCAGAATTGCCACTCTGTATCAAAACATGCGTCTAAAGCCATTAATCTACCCTTGTTATGTCACTACCCTGGGTGTGCACACCAAGATTACTCCCAAAAAGTCGTTTTGGAAAAATATCTTAATCCCCAAGCCTGCAGGCCCTCAGGCACATACAgacctctttcttcttcttcgtGTCTTCCAAGGTATtcagcatctgctggtggtctTTGTTGGATTCATCCAGGAGGGTTTTCATCTGCTTGACTCCATTGATGGCGTTCTCCACCTCGTTGTCAATGTACTTGCTCCCCGTTTCAGACATTTCTGGGAaagaaaaatactttattttaatCATCTTGACGGTAATAGCACTCTAGGCACCACTTCACACAATAGAAGATTCCTACACTGAAGACATTTCTGTGCAAAAATACTACCCCCAAAAAATCATATGTAATGAATACAAGGAGGGCTGTCTAACCTATTTGGGCACCGTTTGTATACTTTTCAGTAGTGTCTAACTGGACTAGAGctggaaatgaaataaatttttCAGGGGCAGCCTCAGTCTTGGGAAGGACCCTTGGCAAGATTCTACCCAGTGGCTACGCCAGAAAGATCTATTCCACACATTAAAATTTCGAACAGACATGGTTTGAGTTTCCCAGACCTGACTTTGACACCATCCATTAGAGGTCAGGAGTTTTGCAAGCGCCTTGGGCCCCAATGTGGGTCAGGACTGCGGCACAGGCACAGAAGGGGTTTCattcttctccttcccccataCCCAAAACAATTCAGGGGCATCAAGGGGCTGCACATGTTCTGATGGGCTGTATCTGCTGCCTGCCAACTAGCCAAAGAACCTTCAGTCATCTACTCctacctagagatgggcacaaaccaaaatacgaaccaaaattaagcacgaaccaggccggttcatggttcgcgaaccatggttcatcagatgccatttctgacgaactgccatgaaccgctggttcgtttggttcgtttttttgggttcatcactgccgacagcctggtgccaatcaatcagtttcctaggcaacaggggatggacttcctgcagaccttctgctggccgagaagtgatgattttctgacctggatgtgacattttcacgaaccaaacgaaccggttcgtgaaccgggaggggggcagattcgtgaaagttcgtggtccatggttcgtgaaatttgatgaaccacgaaccacatggttcggtttttttctggttcgtgcctatctctactcctaCCTCCAGGATTTTGAAGAAAGTTACTTTGGCAAACTCATTGGCTAGAATCAAAgcctgctctaggaatttctatcTACCAATTAGTATTATggcagaaaaaattaaagaattgaaCTAAATTGGCTCATTTGCATTTTACCAAAACATCAGCAAG is a genomic window of Eublepharis macularius isolate TG4126 chromosome 1, MPM_Emac_v1.0, whole genome shotgun sequence containing:
- the CLU gene encoding clusterin; this translates as MTPTFLLPLLGLLLSWEGGFCLVPPNKLQQMSETGSKYIDNEVENAINGVKQMKTLLDESNKDHQQMLNTLEDTKKKKEEALFLAKETEMQLTAKQEVCNETMLALWEECKPCLKQTCMRFYSRTCHSGAGLVGRQLEEVLNHSSPFSFWVNGERVDSLMDETEEQGRRLHDLEERYTVMAEGVDHIFQDSQQASGHFSSSFLSPFSIFADNIWNPFRSLRGPVPGSRVVRNVHPFFPSHPFRSYDFTQLFQPFFEAFENDQWLGGSHGSWLGGFPTEARNFSSDRMVCREIRRNSSGCLRMKEKCEKCQAILDVDCSQTDPNQSQLRERFEDALRRAEQFSRMYDNLFKTFQEEMFNTTRLLDQLNYQFGWVSRLANLTWNNNRPLQVTAVLSTSSSPVDSSQPSDTEVTVQLFDLEPQRLTVPGNITWQNPKFIEIVAEKALRSFRNNDVI